The proteins below are encoded in one region of Aeromonas veronii:
- the blrA gene encoding beta-lactam response regulator transcription factor BlrA, whose amino-acid sequence MQKRVIWLVEDEASIADTLIYALQTDGFEVEWFPLGQPMLARLEQTQPDFLILDVGLPDISGFELCKQVRTRCDRPLMFLTARSEEIDRLIGLEIGADDYVAKPFSPREVCARVRVILRRSQPAAPQSSPLLVLDEERARICFHGQALALTRYEYLLLKTLMQAPGRVYSRQQLMDLVWCGAEESLDRTVDTHIKTLRAKLRERDPATSLILTHRGLGYSLELA is encoded by the coding sequence ATGCAAAAACGAGTCATCTGGCTGGTGGAAGATGAGGCCAGCATTGCCGACACCCTGATCTATGCGCTGCAAACTGACGGTTTCGAGGTGGAGTGGTTCCCCCTGGGTCAACCCATGCTGGCGCGACTGGAACAGACGCAGCCCGACTTCCTGATCCTGGATGTGGGCCTGCCGGACATCAGCGGCTTCGAGCTGTGCAAGCAGGTACGCACCCGTTGTGATCGGCCCTTGATGTTTCTGACCGCCCGCAGCGAGGAGATAGATCGCCTGATTGGACTGGAAATCGGTGCCGACGACTACGTGGCCAAGCCGTTCTCCCCGCGGGAAGTGTGCGCCCGGGTGCGGGTGATTCTGCGCCGCAGCCAGCCTGCCGCCCCCCAATCCAGCCCCTTGCTGGTACTGGACGAGGAGCGGGCCCGCATCTGCTTCCACGGCCAGGCCCTGGCCCTCACCCGTTACGAATACCTGCTGCTCAAGACCCTGATGCAGGCGCCGGGGCGGGTCTACTCCCGCCAGCAGTTGATGGATCTGGTGTGGTGCGGAGCGGAGGAGAGCCTGGATCGCACCGTGGATACCCACATCAAGACTCTGCGCGCCAAACTGCGGGAGCGGGACCCGGCCACCAGCCTGATCCTGACCCATCGCGGGCTGGGCTACAGCCTGGAGCTGGCATGA
- the glmS gene encoding glutamine--fructose-6-phosphate transaminase (isomerizing) — MCGIVGAVAQRDVAEILVEGLRRLEYRGYDSAGVAVFSASQPLQRVRRLGKVAELAKALEEQSVHGGTGIAHTRWATHGEPSERNAHPHVSEHIVVVHNGIIENHEELRSQLQGMGYEFSSDTDTEVIAHLVHHELKSAPSLLVAMQVAVKQLRGAYGTVVMDSRDDSRLVVARSGSPLVIGRGIGENFIASDQMALLPVTRRFIFLEEGDVAEVTRRDVHVFDTDGNAVVREELESELSHDAGDKGEYRHYMLKEIYEQPKAITNTLEGRLGSDHVIVESFGNGARAIFDKVDHVQIVACGTSYNSGMVARYWFEEIAGVSCDVEIASEFRYRKSVVRPNSLLVTLSQSGETADTLAALRLAKESGYMSSLAICNVPGSSLVRESDLAFMTRAGAEIGVASTKAFTTQLAGLLMLVASVGHCRGHLSAAAEAELVKALQALPLRIKESLALAKQIETLAEEFADKHHSLFLGRGSQYPIAMEGALKLKEISYIHAEAYAAGELKHGPLALIDAEMPIIVVAPNNDLLEKLKSNVEEVRARGGILYVFADADAGFKSDETMRVMSLNHVEEMIAPIVYTVPLQLLSYHVALIKGTDVDQPRNLAKSVTVE, encoded by the coding sequence ATGTGTGGCATCGTCGGGGCCGTGGCCCAACGTGATGTGGCTGAAATTCTGGTAGAGGGCCTGCGCCGTCTGGAATATCGCGGTTATGACTCCGCCGGTGTGGCCGTGTTCAGCGCCAGCCAGCCGCTGCAGCGGGTGCGCCGCCTCGGCAAGGTGGCCGAGCTGGCCAAGGCGCTGGAAGAGCAGTCCGTCCACGGCGGCACCGGCATCGCCCACACCCGTTGGGCCACCCACGGCGAGCCGTCCGAGCGCAACGCCCACCCCCACGTCTCCGAACACATCGTCGTGGTGCACAACGGCATCATCGAAAACCATGAAGAGCTGCGCAGCCAGTTGCAGGGCATGGGCTATGAGTTCAGTTCGGACACCGATACCGAAGTGATCGCCCATCTGGTGCACCACGAGCTGAAATCTGCCCCCAGCCTGCTGGTCGCCATGCAGGTGGCGGTGAAGCAACTGCGCGGCGCCTACGGCACCGTCGTGATGGACAGCCGTGACGACAGCCGTCTGGTGGTGGCCCGTTCCGGCTCTCCCCTGGTGATCGGCCGTGGCATCGGCGAGAACTTCATCGCCTCCGATCAGATGGCCCTGCTGCCGGTGACCCGCCGCTTCATCTTCCTGGAAGAGGGTGACGTGGCCGAGGTGACCCGCCGCGACGTCCATGTGTTCGATACCGACGGCAACGCCGTGGTACGCGAGGAGCTGGAATCCGAGCTGTCCCACGACGCCGGTGACAAGGGTGAATACCGCCACTACATGCTCAAAGAGATCTACGAGCAGCCCAAGGCCATCACCAACACCCTGGAAGGGCGCCTCGGCAGCGATCACGTGATCGTCGAGTCGTTCGGCAACGGTGCCCGCGCCATCTTCGACAAGGTGGATCATGTCCAGATCGTGGCCTGCGGCACCTCCTACAACTCCGGCATGGTGGCCCGCTACTGGTTCGAAGAGATCGCCGGCGTCTCCTGCGACGTGGAGATCGCCTCCGAGTTCCGTTACCGCAAGTCGGTGGTGCGCCCCAACAGCCTGCTGGTGACCCTGTCCCAGAGCGGCGAGACCGCCGACACCCTGGCCGCCCTGCGCCTGGCCAAGGAGTCCGGCTACATGAGCTCCCTGGCCATCTGCAACGTGCCGGGTTCCTCCCTGGTGCGTGAATCGGATCTCGCCTTCATGACCCGTGCCGGTGCCGAGATCGGCGTGGCTTCCACCAAGGCGTTCACCACCCAGCTGGCCGGCCTGCTGATGCTGGTGGCCTCCGTCGGTCATTGCCGCGGCCACCTGAGCGCCGCCGCCGAGGCCGAACTGGTCAAGGCGCTGCAGGCCCTGCCCCTGCGCATCAAGGAGAGCCTGGCCCTGGCCAAGCAGATCGAGACCCTGGCGGAAGAGTTTGCCGACAAGCACCACAGCCTGTTCCTCGGCCGTGGCAGCCAGTACCCCATCGCCATGGAAGGGGCGCTCAAACTCAAGGAGATCTCCTATATCCACGCCGAGGCCTATGCCGCCGGTGAGCTCAAGCACGGCCCGCTGGCGCTGATCGATGCGGAGATGCCCATCATAGTGGTGGCGCCGAACAACGATCTGCTGGAGAAGCTCAAATCCAACGTGGAAGAGGTGCGCGCCCGTGGCGGTATCCTCTACGTGTTCGCCGATGCAGACGCCGGCTTCAAGAGCGACGAGACCATGCGGGTGATGAGCCTGAACCACGTGGAAGAGATGATTGCTCCCATCGTCTACACGGTACCGCTGCAACTGCTCTCCTATCACGTGGCCCTCATCAAGGGCACGGACGTGGATCAGCCGCGCAACCTGGCCAAATCGGTTACCGTGGAGTAA
- a CDS encoding DeoR/GlpR family DNA-binding transcription regulator yields MNKRNTQQRRHTIVTLVQEQGEVSVDALAKHFATSEVTIRKDLAVLETGGLLLRRYGGAVPLPSEMVANENPEQVSKRKMAIARAAAERIRDHNRVIIDSGSTTSAMIPLLGNKRGLIVMTNSLNVAGALRELENEPTLLMTGGTWDPHSESFQGQVAEQVLRSYDFDQLFIGADGIDLARGTTTFNELVGLSRVMAEVSREVIVMVESEKIGRRIPNLELPWGSVHTLVTDEGLAPEAREQLQAQGIQLVCAPVVS; encoded by the coding sequence ATGAACAAACGCAACACCCAACAGCGCCGCCACACCATAGTCACCCTAGTTCAAGAACAGGGTGAGGTGAGCGTGGATGCCCTCGCCAAACACTTCGCCACCTCCGAAGTCACCATCCGCAAGGATCTGGCCGTGCTGGAAACCGGCGGCTTGCTGTTGCGCCGTTACGGCGGTGCCGTTCCCCTGCCGAGCGAGATGGTGGCGAATGAGAATCCAGAACAAGTTTCGAAACGAAAGATGGCCATCGCCCGTGCTGCCGCCGAGCGCATTCGCGATCACAATCGCGTCATCATCGACAGTGGCAGCACCACCAGCGCCATGATCCCCCTGCTCGGCAACAAGCGCGGCCTCATCGTGATGACCAACTCCCTCAACGTGGCCGGCGCCCTGCGGGAGCTGGAGAACGAACCCACCCTGCTGATGACCGGCGGCACCTGGGATCCCCACTCCGAGTCCTTCCAGGGCCAGGTGGCGGAGCAGGTGCTGCGTTCCTACGACTTCGACCAGCTGTTCATCGGTGCCGACGGCATCGATCTGGCGCGGGGCACCACCACCTTCAACGAGCTGGTGGGGCTGTCCCGGGTGATGGCCGAGGTCTCCCGCGAGGTCATCGTCATGGTCGAATCCGAGAAGATCGGCCGTCGCATTCCCAATCTGGAGCTGCCATGGGGCAGCGTCCACACCCTGGTGACCGACGAGGGGCTGGCCCCCGAGGCCAGGGAACAGCTTCAAGCGCAGGGGATCCAGCTGGTCTGTGCCCCTGTTGTCAGTTGA
- a CDS encoding response regulator, translating to MRVLVLLERLALRHKLILGFAVLLALALALGIQSLRTQSKLTRDLDHLYSKDLVGAIHLQEARVQLPHIQQALRKAVGSSDRSVRTEAFKQLQDAQKTLYEELALAKPTLWRTESLVNSSDLEMQLERHQQLSDKVLQLVAQGNQEQAQVLLNSDEFERLDARADAMLEHIAEVKQSALRDLVIQITDFAKQSSLLTYSLLLGGLGLSLILVWLVSKSIRNPLERVRKAVDLLAAGQLDHPIPHADMHNETGDLARAIATLQLEARQLELQRKVKAQVSLLQVDLQLAETPPELAQVFFARMAPLLGVCQGALYSLHQGSASLRLVGGYASDPKYPLAEEVALGEGLLGQCALDRQPRQLTAVPESFWHVRTQLGAGPASQLQVLPVMRGERLLGVLELAGFQPPGETETLLLQEVLPRLAGAMAIMERSEVALALLKETRRQADEMGAQTLQLEHQARALEAQQGALRATEAWYRGIIEAAPDGMLVIGADGLILLTNPQLDRLFGYAAGELNGQSIECLVPKSGRDQHAALRNHFIAHGGTRQMGAAIEDLQGVRKDGSQFSVEIGLSHLPTLVDRGICVCASVRDVSERRAMGARLRTASERLTLVQEAGGIGLFDIDLVTGRNYWTPQLEKMFGLEPGGFGGSQAHWKALLHPDDADSASQVFERAVEEGADRIELDFRIVRQGDEAVRTFKALCRFTRTPEGVPLRATGVNIDVTALTEARAVAEEATQAKSAFLANMSHEIRTPMNAIIGMSHLALHTQLDRRQRNYIEKVHRSAENLLGIINDILDFSKIEAGKMELEIIPFHLEDVLDNFASMIGLRAEEKGLELLFDTPFDLPTALMGDPLRLGQILINLGNNAAKFTERGEIVVGAEVLREEGAQLELHFWVRDTGIGMSQEQCERIFQSFSQADSSTTRKYGGTGLGLSISRRLVELMGGRIWVESVEGEGSCFHFRALLGRQSGAQPRRMFTRDELIGVRALVVDDNASAREILYGMASSFGIEVDVADSGRTALAMLVEAETKSLPYDLVLMDWRMPSMDGVETVRQMHAANLAQTPSVIMVTAFGREEVHEQAATRGVPLPVVLTKPVTPSTLLEALGSVLGKVPLMDSRATERSEQTASASASLRGARLLLVEDNELNRELASELLQEAGIVLGLAANGQEALDLLAQDADFDGVLMDCQMPVMDGYTATRRIRQQSRFASLPVIAMTANTMTGDRERALASGMNDQIGKPLDVANMFSTLARWIKPGSRQLSMVGSRVTAMVPDLPIAIEGIDQAAGLATCQGRTDLYRRLLRKFLSAHQGFAGQFAVALADPDPEAATRLAHSLKGTAGNIGAFEVAKAAAELEQGCRARLGNDALQAALAGVEQSLMPLITSLRDDVGREPVAQPTALVSDSALQPRLLRLAHLLAESDSDAVEALAVLRTLALEPVLAGLLQQVALKVERYDFDAALALLEGREEGEKEREG from the coding sequence ATGAGAGTGCTGGTTCTGCTTGAGCGGCTCGCACTGCGGCACAAGCTGATATTGGGGTTTGCCGTGCTGCTGGCGCTGGCGCTGGCCCTCGGCATCCAGAGTCTGCGTACCCAGAGCAAGTTGACCCGGGATCTGGATCACCTCTATAGCAAGGACCTGGTGGGCGCCATCCATCTGCAGGAGGCGAGGGTGCAATTGCCCCATATCCAGCAGGCCCTGCGCAAAGCCGTTGGTTCCAGCGATCGGAGTGTGCGGACTGAGGCCTTCAAGCAGTTGCAGGATGCCCAGAAGACGCTGTACGAGGAGCTGGCCCTGGCCAAGCCGACCCTGTGGCGCACCGAGAGCCTGGTCAATTCATCGGATCTCGAGATGCAGCTGGAGCGTCACCAGCAGCTCAGCGACAAGGTGCTGCAACTGGTCGCCCAGGGCAATCAGGAACAGGCGCAGGTGCTGCTCAATAGCGATGAGTTTGAGCGGCTGGACGCCCGCGCCGATGCCATGCTGGAGCACATCGCCGAGGTCAAGCAGTCCGCGTTGCGGGATCTGGTCATCCAGATCACGGATTTTGCCAAGCAGAGCAGCCTGCTCACCTATTCACTGTTGCTGGGAGGGTTGGGGCTGTCACTGATCCTGGTCTGGCTGGTCAGCAAGTCGATCCGCAATCCCCTCGAGCGGGTGCGCAAGGCGGTGGACCTGCTGGCCGCCGGTCAGCTGGATCATCCCATTCCCCATGCCGACATGCACAACGAGACCGGCGACTTGGCGCGGGCCATCGCCACCCTGCAGCTGGAGGCGCGTCAGCTGGAGCTGCAACGCAAGGTCAAGGCCCAGGTCTCCCTGCTGCAGGTGGATCTGCAACTGGCCGAGACGCCGCCAGAGCTGGCTCAGGTCTTCTTCGCCCGCATGGCGCCCCTGCTCGGTGTCTGCCAGGGGGCGCTCTACAGCCTGCATCAGGGGTCGGCCAGCCTGCGTCTGGTGGGCGGTTACGCAAGCGATCCCAAGTACCCGCTAGCCGAAGAGGTGGCTCTGGGGGAGGGGTTGCTGGGCCAGTGTGCCCTCGATCGTCAACCACGCCAGCTGACCGCGGTGCCGGAATCCTTCTGGCATGTGCGTACCCAGCTCGGTGCCGGGCCAGCCAGCCAGCTGCAGGTGCTGCCGGTGATGCGGGGGGAACGCCTGCTCGGGGTGCTGGAGCTGGCCGGCTTCCAGCCTCCCGGCGAGACGGAGACCCTGTTGTTGCAGGAAGTGCTGCCCAGGCTGGCGGGCGCCATGGCCATCATGGAGCGTAGCGAGGTCGCCCTGGCCCTGTTGAAGGAGACCCGCCGCCAGGCCGACGAGATGGGCGCCCAGACCCTGCAACTGGAGCATCAGGCCAGAGCACTCGAGGCCCAGCAGGGTGCCTTGCGCGCCACCGAGGCCTGGTATCGCGGCATCATAGAGGCGGCGCCGGACGGCATGCTGGTCATCGGTGCCGACGGCCTCATTCTGCTGACCAATCCCCAGCTGGACAGGTTGTTCGGCTACGCCGCCGGTGAGTTGAACGGTCAGTCCATCGAATGCCTGGTGCCAAAGAGCGGTCGCGATCAGCATGCGGCGCTGCGCAACCACTTCATCGCCCACGGTGGCACGCGCCAGATGGGGGCCGCCATCGAGGATCTGCAGGGGGTGCGCAAGGATGGCAGCCAGTTCTCCGTGGAGATCGGGCTCTCCCATCTGCCGACCCTGGTGGATCGCGGCATCTGCGTCTGTGCCTCGGTGCGGGACGTGAGCGAGCGCAGGGCCATGGGGGCCAGGCTGCGCACCGCCAGCGAGCGTCTGACCCTGGTACAGGAGGCGGGGGGCATAGGATTGTTCGACATCGATCTGGTGACCGGCCGCAACTACTGGACCCCGCAGCTGGAGAAGATGTTCGGGCTGGAGCCTGGTGGATTTGGCGGTAGCCAGGCGCACTGGAAGGCTTTGCTGCATCCAGATGATGCGGACTCTGCCAGCCAGGTCTTCGAGCGGGCCGTCGAGGAGGGAGCAGACAGGATAGAGCTCGATTTTCGCATCGTGCGTCAGGGGGACGAGGCCGTGCGTACCTTCAAGGCGCTCTGCCGCTTCACTCGCACCCCGGAAGGGGTGCCGCTGCGGGCAACCGGGGTCAATATCGATGTGACGGCGCTGACCGAGGCGCGGGCGGTGGCGGAGGAGGCGACCCAGGCCAAGAGCGCCTTCCTTGCCAACATGAGCCACGAGATCCGCACCCCCATGAACGCCATCATCGGCATGAGCCACCTGGCCCTGCACACCCAGCTGGATCGTCGCCAGCGCAACTACATCGAGAAGGTGCACCGCTCGGCGGAGAATTTGCTCGGCATCATCAACGACATCCTCGACTTCTCGAAGATTGAGGCGGGCAAGATGGAGCTGGAGATCATCCCCTTCCACCTGGAGGATGTGCTGGACAACTTCGCCAGCATGATAGGGCTGCGGGCCGAGGAGAAGGGGTTGGAACTGCTGTTCGATACCCCCTTCGACCTGCCCACCGCCCTGATGGGAGACCCACTGCGACTGGGGCAGATCCTTATCAACCTCGGCAACAATGCAGCCAAGTTCACCGAGCGAGGGGAGATAGTGGTGGGGGCCGAGGTGCTCAGGGAAGAGGGGGCACAGCTGGAACTGCATTTCTGGGTGCGGGATACCGGTATCGGCATGAGCCAGGAGCAGTGCGAGCGGATCTTCCAGTCGTTCAGCCAGGCCGACAGCTCGACCACCCGCAAATACGGTGGCACAGGGTTGGGACTCTCTATTTCCAGGCGGCTGGTCGAACTGATGGGGGGACGCATCTGGGTGGAGAGTGTGGAGGGCGAGGGATCCTGCTTCCACTTCCGTGCCCTGCTGGGGCGCCAGAGTGGGGCACAGCCGAGGCGCATGTTCACCCGGGATGAGTTGATCGGGGTGCGGGCCCTGGTGGTGGACGACAATGCCAGCGCCCGCGAGATCCTCTACGGCATGGCCAGCAGCTTTGGCATAGAGGTGGACGTGGCCGACAGCGGCCGTACCGCGTTGGCCATGCTGGTGGAGGCCGAGACCAAGTCACTGCCCTATGATCTGGTGCTGATGGATTGGCGCATGCCGAGCATGGACGGGGTGGAGACGGTGCGCCAGATGCATGCGGCCAACCTGGCGCAGACGCCATCGGTGATCATGGTGACCGCCTTCGGTCGCGAGGAGGTGCATGAGCAGGCCGCAACCCGGGGAGTGCCTCTGCCCGTGGTGCTGACCAAGCCGGTGACCCCTTCCACCCTGCTGGAGGCGCTCGGCAGTGTGCTCGGCAAGGTACCTCTTATGGATAGCCGGGCGACCGAGCGCAGCGAACAGACCGCCAGTGCGAGCGCCAGCCTGCGCGGTGCCCGCCTGTTGCTGGTTGAAGACAATGAACTGAACCGGGAGCTGGCCAGTGAGCTGCTGCAGGAGGCGGGCATAGTCCTCGGTCTGGCGGCCAATGGTCAGGAGGCGCTGGATCTGCTGGCACAGGATGCCGATTTCGATGGAGTCTTGATGGATTGCCAGATGCCGGTGATGGACGGCTACACCGCCACCCGCCGGATCCGCCAGCAATCACGCTTTGCCAGTCTGCCGGTGATCGCCATGACGGCCAACACCATGACCGGTGATCGGGAGCGGGCGCTGGCCTCGGGGATGAACGATCAGATAGGCAAGCCCCTCGATGTCGCCAACATGTTTTCGACCCTGGCCAGATGGATCAAGCCGGGAAGCCGTCAGCTCTCCATGGTTGGCTCTAGGGTGACGGCCATGGTGCCTGACCTGCCCATCGCGATAGAGGGCATAGATCAGGCTGCCGGGCTGGCGACCTGTCAGGGGCGTACCGATCTCTATCGGCGCTTGCTGCGCAAGTTCCTCTCGGCCCATCAGGGTTTTGCCGGGCAATTTGCCGTTGCCCTCGCCGACCCGGATCCTGAGGCGGCGACCCGGCTCGCGCACAGCCTGAAGGGGACGGCTGGCAACATAGGTGCCTTCGAGGTTGCGAAGGCGGCGGCCGAGCTGGAACAAGGCTGTCGGGCCCGCCTCGGCAACGATGCGCTGCAGGCGGCGTTGGCCGGGGTGGAACAATCCTTGATGCCATTGATCACATCCCTCAGGGATGACGTGGGAAGGGAACCGGTGGCGCAGCCCACTGCCTTGGTGTCGGATAGTGCATTGCAGCCACGGTTGCTGAGGCTGGCTCATCTGCTGGCCGAGAGTGACAGCGATGCGGTTGAGGCGCTGGCGGTACTGAGAACTCTTGCCCTGGAACCGGTTTTGGCTGGGCTCCTTCAGCAGGTGGCGCTCAAGGTTGAACGCTATGACTTCGATGCGGCTCTGGCGCTGCTGGAAGGCAGAGAGGAAGGGGAGAAGGAGAGAGAGGGATAG
- a CDS encoding response regulator — MNHPQETHSSTTVLVVDDTPDNLMLMAELLRDKYRVKLANNGEKALRILTGDPLPDLILLDIMMPGLSGLQVAERLQQDNRTRHIPIIFLTSMAAVESELQGLALGAVDYITKPISPPRVLARVANQLKVKAAADFLRDKNEFLEQEVQRRTREVMAIQDVTIQAMASLAETRDNETGNHIRRTQHYVKLLAELLREHPRFRHFLNDESIHLLFKSAPLHDIGKVGIPDHILLKPGRLTREEFEIMMTHTTLGRDAIQRAEDQLGFPVDFLRLAKEIAYSHQEKWDGSGYPQGLAGDAIPISARLMAVADVYDALISRRVYKAGMSHEEAVDIIRQGRGWHFDPDVCAAFLSATEQFKAIADRFSDSEQDMAALQAARHSPAP, encoded by the coding sequence ATGAATCACCCCCAAGAGACCCATTCCTCCACCACAGTGCTGGTGGTGGACGATACCCCGGACAACCTGATGCTGATGGCCGAACTGCTCAGGGACAAATACAGGGTCAAGCTCGCCAACAATGGCGAGAAAGCCTTGCGCATCCTGACGGGAGATCCCCTGCCGGATCTCATATTGCTCGACATCATGATGCCCGGTCTATCCGGGTTGCAGGTGGCGGAGCGGCTGCAGCAGGATAACCGTACCCGCCACATCCCCATCATCTTTCTCACCTCCATGGCGGCGGTGGAGAGCGAGCTCCAGGGGTTGGCGCTCGGCGCCGTCGATTACATCACCAAGCCCATCAGCCCGCCACGGGTGCTGGCTCGGGTCGCCAACCAGCTGAAGGTCAAGGCGGCCGCCGATTTCCTGCGGGATAAGAACGAGTTCCTCGAACAGGAGGTCCAGCGCCGGACCCGCGAGGTGATGGCGATCCAGGATGTGACCATACAGGCCATGGCTTCCCTGGCGGAGACCCGGGACAACGAGACCGGCAACCATATCCGCCGCACCCAGCACTACGTCAAGCTGCTCGCCGAGCTGCTGCGGGAACATCCCCGTTTTCGTCACTTCCTCAACGACGAGAGCATCCACCTGTTGTTCAAGTCGGCCCCCCTGCACGACATCGGCAAGGTAGGCATCCCGGATCACATACTGCTCAAGCCGGGTCGTCTCACCCGGGAAGAGTTCGAGATCATGATGACCCACACCACCCTTGGCCGCGATGCCATACAGCGGGCCGAGGATCAGCTCGGCTTCCCGGTGGATTTTCTGCGTCTGGCCAAGGAGATAGCTTACAGCCATCAGGAGAAATGGGACGGCAGCGGCTATCCGCAAGGGCTGGCCGGGGATGCCATCCCCATCAGCGCCCGGCTGATGGCGGTTGCCGATGTCTACGATGCGCTGATCAGCCGCCGGGTCTACAAGGCGGGCATGTCCCACGAGGAGGCGGTGGACATCATTCGTCAGGGGAGGGGCTGGCACTTCGATCCGGATGTCTGCGCGGCCTTCCTGTCCGCCACCGAGCAGTTCAAGGCCATCGCCGATCGCTTCAGTGACAGCGAACAGGACATGGCTGCTCTGCAGGCCGCCCGGCATTCCCCGGCCCCCTGA